ACTAATAGCCACACAGCGAAAACTATAGAtaagaaacgaaaagaagacgAGAGCGGCATTTGAGGGTCTGGTATACGCTGAAGGAGAACGTATGAggatgaagaagagggacgAAGAAGGCAGCGGAGGCACAGGTGAGGACCAAGAAaggcagaaagaggggaagggcaaAGAAGTGAGGGAAGCAAAGCACTGAGAAGAgagttgctgcagcagcatcgccacaGTGTCCAGTCATCTTCCCCAGTCCTCAAGTACCGCCACTCCCACATGCTCTTTTCTGCTGTTCAATATCATCATCCACCGTGTGCAGGGACGGAAacaaaaacacacaaaagcACAACGGCCAGCGCGATGACACGTCCGTACACAAATGCGCACGAAGTacgggaaaggggaagggggggccTGATGAAAGGCGACAAGCAAACGAGTGACCGAGTAAAATAAAGATGGAAGCAGTGCTGCCTTGAAGCGTGCAAAAAACCTctgagaagagaaaaaggccGATAGCGgactctccccccccccacccctcctcctcccctctcctgaACGGTACGTGAAAGCCAGAGATCAACTACAGGTGAAATGAAATCATTAGACACACCGAAACAAACCGCACAGACGTACCCAtacacagagggagaaaaagagagagagggggggcacaGATACACCAGACGAACAGAGTGGAAGCGGCGGAAAAGCGGCCACTGCACTTGACGACTATATGCTttcagagaggggggaagagtCAAGGGAATTGAATAtgtgcggaggaggcgcacggcAGGTGACATGAACGAAGAGAATAAAGAGAGAAATGTCAGCTCTTATCGCGCAGCGACCTTCATCGCAGCAACAACTCCTGCGCCTTCCCCCTACCCACCAACCGTAGCTGACGCCGGCGTTAACGCCTTCTTGAAGAATCGATCGGCCCTTGTTTACTCAGGGCAATGGTGTCAGCTTTTGAGTTCCCGCTGTCGAAGTTTGAAAcaccaacacgcacacgtacacagagCCTTGTGGCCGAGAGAAGTATCACGCCACCGTACTGAAACAGTGGGGTCCGGCAGGCTGGCCACAAAGCGGCGTCACCCCGCCGTCCTCTCTAAACGTGATATCTTCGAGACGGCGTCGGAAGCAGCTCGCATTCACGCGCCGCCGGCACACGTGCAGGCACGAGAAAGGTGACAAAATCAACGCTCTATGACTCACCAATGCCTCTTCTTGCCCATCATTTCCTTCACAAGCAAGCATTGGAGGCAGCCTCGCGGTTCGCCTCCGACATCGGCTTCTCCTTACGGGTAGACTTCCTATAGAGAGCATCCATCTGATTCTGCAGCCTGGTGATAAATTTGGCATTCGCACTGTGCTCCATATCGAGAATATTCTGCAGCTCGTTGAGGTAACGGCGATGTTCTTGGCGGAAGCGTCCCATCTCCACAACCGTGTAGTCCTTCGCTTGCTGCAACGCAGAGGCGCGCCACACCATCTTCTCAATCCCGCAGTCGACAGTGTCCATGCGAAGGGTTGCCAGGAGGTAGGAATCGTACAACCCGTTGATCTCCTTCACTAGTTCATCGACAATCTCCGCATCGACGCGCTCCTTCCCCTCCATGACATCACCGATGATGGCACCACCGACCAGCTCGAGGTGCATCTGAATCTTTGTGATTTGCATGGCGCGGTAGCGAATAGCCAGGTTATTCTCCTTGATGAGGTTGTCCTCTTTGGACAGCTCGTGCAGCGCGACGCGGCGGTCAAAGTTGCTGTGTCGGACGTAGTCCTCCTCGGTGAGGCCGAGCCGCGTCTTCTCGGCGATCTTGTCTCTGCGGGCAGTCGCACGTGCCACCATGTCGCACTcgtgacgcagcgccgcaagcTTTGCCTTGCGCTCGGCGAGTACCCCGGCAGCCTCAGCGCGCTGGCCCTCCGCATCGGTTGTCTCCTGCAGAATAGCAgcaaggcgcagcagctcgcgaGACTGACCCTCCAACTGAATGCGCGCGTTCTCGCGCTGGCGGTACACCGCTGCGGTATCCATCAAGGCCTTGTTGTACTCACTCTTCTTTTGGAGGCCGGCCGCAGAGCGCGACGTCCCGTCAGAGTCCATGCCAGCCACTTCCGCAGTGCTGATGTACTCCTGCTCAGCCGCCTCTGTGCTGTCCTCAGCCTTGGCTAGGAGGGCCTGCAgagcctccttctccctcaccaGCTCCTTGTGCGATCTGATGGAAGCATCCACGTCACCGCACTTGTGCGTCAGATCATCAATAAAATCCTGTGGAAGAGAGATCTTGACAtcgcaagcagcagcgctgcgctgcgtcgaGGCACGAGAGCGCTGCGACCTGGACTTGGCAATGCTGTCTGTGCTCTCCCGCATCTCCGACAGCTTGCCCTGAGTCACATCTGACACTTCGAGGGAGCGCTTTGTGGAACGCAGATACTCCACCTCGCTGCGAAGGTATTTCGCCTGGCTGTCGAGCTG
This portion of the Leishmania panamensis strain MHOM/PA/94/PSC-1 chromosome 27 sequence genome encodes:
- a CDS encoding hypothetical protein (TriTrypDB/GeneDB-style sysID: LpmP.27.1210), whose product is MSSASILELSKQLLQLDSQAKYLRSEVEYLRSTKRSLEVSDVTQGKLSEMRESTDSIAKSRSQRSRASTQRSAAACDVKISLPQDFIDDLTHKCGDVDASIRSHKELVREKEALQALLAKAEDSTEAAEQEYISTAEVAGMDSDGTSRSAAGLQKKSEYNKALMDTAAVYRQRENARIQLEGQSRELLRLAAILQETTDAEGQRAEAAGVLAERKAKLAALRHECDMVARATARRDKIAEKTRLGLTEEDYVRHSNFDRRVALHELSKEDNLIKENNLAIRYRAMQITKIQMHLELVGGAIIGDVMEGKERVDAEIVDELVKEINGLYDSYLLATLRMDTVDCGIEKMVWRASALQQAKDYTVVEMGRFRQEHRRYLNELQNILDMEHSANAKFITRLQNQMDALYRKSTRKEKPMSEANREAASNACL